In Beijerinckiaceae bacterium, the sequence GTATGACCTGTCACATCGGACATAACGTCGGCAATTTGCTCTGGCGATAGGATACCTTCAAGCATCTGCTCGACTTCGTCCGGCGAGCCCATCAAATCAACGCCATTGGCGAATTGGCCCGCGAATTCTTCCACCAGCCCTTCGAGGGTCGGGACCGTCACAGCTCCCAGCTCAGCGACCACCCGCGTGATTTGCTTTAATTCATTGGCATCGAAATGCTTCAAAAGCCGCGCTGCCAGCGGCTTCCCCATTGTCAGCAGCAAGGCGGCGGCCTTTTCCACTCCCTTAAGGGACTTTGAACCTTGGACGCTTTTCGAGGCGGCGAGGACCATTCTTAGTCAACCACGCCGGAAGGTCCGACAATCTCGGTCAGCGAGACCCCGAACCGGGAATTGTCGTCCTCGACGACAACAATCTCCCCGCGCGCGATCAGCCTGCCGTTTACGATAACATCGACCGGTTCGCCGACCCGGTGATCGAGGGGAATGACCGCACCACGCCCGAGTTTGAGAAGATTTGAAACCGGCATCATCGCGGAG encodes:
- the fliN gene encoding flagellar motor switch protein FliN; this translates as MSLNEILTPESLEEDAPAKSQSSRNLESILRIPVAVQVVLGSAMMPVSNLLKLGRGAVIPLDHRVGEPVDVIVNGRLIARGEIVVVEDDNSRFGVSLTEIVGPSGVVD